A window of Bacteroidales bacterium contains these coding sequences:
- a CDS encoding glycosyltransferase, which produces MKNKSKVNKIISSTMFIDNNISIIVLYSDINKDYLNAVITSVFSQSITPKEIIIVDNSKNGLNGFNEKCKIVRTGFTNRSKARNIGAKASIGSVLVFLDGDTLMGSRLILEEIKRYCNKYSYGYGAKRMWTYPQGFFEKNKEKYISRLSKKDFIWVINNSFWPKESNKFAGFDDLTRYSFPGNFGFISKELFDKIEGFDERFEGYGGEDDHFAYKLYMADKCKFVNLFSLSVVHINHLKKDTDYIESLKNNRLFQKILKHEGIKSFNINVLFKAPNFKGEEVIEWQK; this is translated from the coding sequence ATGAAAAATAAAAGTAAGGTCAACAAAATAATTTCTTCCACAATGTTTATTGACAATAACATATCAATAATAGTATTATATAGTGATATCAATAAAGATTACTTAAATGCAGTAATTACTTCTGTTTTCTCGCAATCTATTACTCCGAAGGAAATTATTATTGTTGACAATAGCAAAAATGGGCTAAATGGATTTAATGAAAAATGTAAAATAGTTAGAACAGGTTTCACGAATAGATCAAAAGCAAGAAATATTGGAGCAAAGGCTTCCATAGGAAGTGTATTGGTTTTTTTAGATGGCGATACACTAATGGGCAGTCGGTTAATTTTAGAGGAGATTAAACGTTATTGCAATAAATATAGTTATGGATACGGTGCGAAAAGGATGTGGACTTATCCACAGGGATTTTTTGAAAAAAACAAAGAAAAATACATTTCAAGATTGAGTAAAAAAGATTTTATTTGGGTTATAAATAATTCTTTTTGGCCAAAAGAATCAAATAAATTTGCTGGATTTGATGACTTGACCAGATATAGTTTTCCAGGAAATTTTGGATTTATCTCGAAAGAACTTTTCGATAAAATTGAAGGATTTGATGAGAGATTTGAAGGATATGGGGGAGAAGATGATCATTTTGCTTATAAGTTATATATGGCTGATAAGTGCAAATTCGTAAACCTCTTTTCCTTGTCAGTAGTTCATATAAATCATTTAAAAAAAGATACAGACTACATCGAAAGTTTAAAGAATAATAGATTGTTTCAAAAAATCCTCAAACATGAAGGGATTAAATCGTTTAATATAAATGTTCTATTTAAAGCACCTAATTTCAAAGGTGAGGAGGTGATAGAATGGCAAAAATAG
- a CDS encoding bis-aminopropyl spermidine synthase family protein: MAKIDSIVQELYDKYLKKLPLDLCKENFNSINVRGWKKNVQLTIFDFCRILKILKLNNNLKELTRSGIDLDLDNIEPIISLLIEEKIMIFDKKNHYAIEGLNYNKMKNVESKINILDNPQKEFHQFPCSKDSVLKRVQTLVDDFPFVTSLKIGLLGDDDLLSVEIARRTNFQPIVFEIDQLVINKIKSIANKERLNIKIVKEDLIKIVLLKHKLDTFITDPPYTVGGILTFLYHGINCLKTKDRFYVIANQMFLGYSGIYEILKNLINAGIYPIKILNAYNEYPNPDNYRESTDIINRYGDKIDPSQIENSTSSLFVFRIYKDYDTGKVIETILKEKNIYDRYRRFSNV, from the coding sequence ATGGCAAAAATAGATTCCATAGTACAAGAATTATATGATAAATATTTAAAAAAATTACCATTAGACTTGTGTAAGGAAAATTTCAATTCTATTAATGTTAGAGGTTGGAAGAAGAATGTACAGCTAACTATTTTTGATTTTTGCAGAATTCTGAAAATTCTAAAGTTAAATAATAATTTAAAAGAATTGACTCGTTCTGGAATTGACTTGGATCTTGACAACATTGAACCGATCATATCTTTATTAATCGAAGAAAAAATAATGATTTTTGATAAGAAAAATCATTATGCAATTGAAGGTCTTAATTATAACAAAATGAAAAACGTGGAAAGCAAGATTAATATTCTTGATAACCCTCAGAAAGAATTTCATCAATTTCCATGTTCAAAAGATTCTGTATTAAAGAGAGTTCAAACCTTGGTGGATGATTTCCCATTTGTGACATCTTTGAAAATAGGTCTTTTGGGAGATGATGATTTATTGTCGGTGGAAATTGCTCGAAGAACCAATTTTCAACCTATAGTTTTCGAAATAGATCAGTTAGTTATAAATAAAATTAAAAGCATAGCAAATAAAGAAAGACTGAACATAAAGATTGTTAAAGAAGATTTAATAAAAATTGTATTGCTAAAACACAAACTCGATACATTTATAACTGACCCTCCTTATACAGTTGGAGGTATTTTAACATTTTTGTATCATGGTATTAATTGTTTAAAAACAAAAGACAGATTCTATGTAATCGCAAACCAAATGTTTTTGGGCTACAGTGGAATTTATGAAATATTAAAGAATTTAATTAATGCGGGTATTTATCCTATAAAAATATTAAATGCTTATAACGAGTATCCTAATCCTGATAATTATAGGGAATCAACTGATATAATAAACAGGTATGGAGACAAGATTGATCCATCTCAAATAGAAAACTCTACCTCAAGTTTATTTGTATTCAGAATTTACAAGGATTACGATACCGGTAAAGTAATAGAAACAATACTTAAAGAAAAAAATATCTACGACAGATATAGGAGGTTCTCTAATGTCTAA